Within the Scleropages formosus chromosome 8, fSclFor1.1, whole genome shotgun sequence genome, the region GGAGAACCTTCAGAGCCCGTGAGTCAGCGAGGGTGTGGCCCGGTCCGCCCGTTCTCGTCCCCGACCGCTCGCGTTTCTGCGTCACCCTCTCGCGTCTCCGGCCGTGTGGGCGACGGCACCTGCGGCACGTTGCATAAATGTAATGGACGTGTTTCGATGCAAAAGAGGCCTCTCGTTGCCTCGCTCTTGCTTGAAAACCTCTCTGAGCGACACAAAAACAGCAATCCCTTGCTGTTGCTCCTCCGTCGTCCCCCCGGCCCTCCGCCCCCCCAGCGGTGACCGTGCCGCTCTGAGGAAACCCCGCATCCACACGGTGCTGCCCCTCCTGTGGGATTATCAGCAGGTCGGTATTGGGTCTGCCCACCTGCATGTCACCTCAAACTGCAGCCGTTGCTCAACTCACtttaaattttctcatttttccataataaaaTTGCTGCTAATTAACGTGTGCGATCGTAGTCGTTTCTCCCTTTCGAAAATACTCGGCGCCACCTTGCTGACGGCATTGCCCGTTGCTAGGAAACCGACAGGGGGACATTACCGATGCTTTAAAAGTGAACGATGGCTCCACTTTACGCCAAAACACGGCACGTGTCATAAAGGGCCGACACGTTAGACCGTCGAAGCCGTAATTATTACAGACAGCATGAATGTGGCATCCAGCACCACCTGAATTTTCAGCGAGGGGGGGTTTGTGTCATCTCACACCTAACCGCTTTTACCGGTTTTTCTCGACGTCTGCTGGCACCCCGCACTTAGAGGTGGTCTCCGGGAGGGGGGTGTGTCTGCACTTTGTCGAGCGATGGACTCTGCCGCTCTGCTTCTCgcaggaaggaggaggacagcagcagcagcaagaggaAGCAGGTCCGTCCGCTCTTCCGCCACTTCCGGCGCATCGACGCGTGCCTGCAGCCGCGCGAAGCCTTCCGCGGCTCCGATGAGAGTGAGTGGCGTTCGGGTCCCCCGCCGTCTGCGTCACGGTATATGTCGCCGGTGCCGGCTGGGGAACGTCAGCGTGAACGGATGATCGGCGAGGCCGAGAGCGAGCGGCACGCAAACGCGTAACTGGCGAGAAGAGCGTGAGAGAGATGTGGGTGAGAATGGGCGGCGTGCAGGAACACGGCGGGTCAGAATTAGGTGTTGGATATGCGAACGTGCCATCGGTCGGGGTGAGAATGAGTTACTTGTGACGTCGTAATGTGCGCGTGTGGCCGGAGATGTGCGAAAATGTGCTTGGGTGTAGTGAGACTGAGCGGCTGTGCGTTTGCGCCGAAACGCAGCGTCGCACAGGCCTCGAGCGCTCGGGCTTTTTCAGTCTTCTGCAGGGTGTACACTCCGGACCACTCGTACGTGACCATTCGCAGCCGTCTGTCGTGCCGCGTGGACGAGATCCTGGCCGCGGTGCAGGAGAAGCTGCAGTACAGCGAGCAGCAGCACTGCCAGTCGAGCAACCTGGTGCTGGTGGCCGTCACGTCCTCGGGGGGTAAGAGCACGACACCGCGGCGCTCGCTTGCCGCCGAGCCGTCCGCGCGAGTCAGACGAGCGgcgggtcatttttttttttgcgtctCCGTTTCCAGAAAAAGCTGTGTTCCGCCCCAGCGATGAGGCTGTCTTCACCACGCTTGGAGTCAACACCCACCTGTTCGCCTGTGAGCCGGCTGAGCTTGAGACCCTGGTGAGGTGGCGAGGGAAGACCGATCATTTTCGCTCCGCTTTTTGGAGGAATACCTTTAGAGGAGGGTGTATTACTCATGTGCTTCATATCCTAATTCAATaagtagtttttaaaatgtgaatgtgtgtaaaaAATAGAGAGTAGGTTGTACGGTTAGGtccccctgtagtgtgtgagtgacagagagtgtgtgttccactgacatatggatgagtgacccagtgtaagtagtgtatctagcagtgtaagtgaccgtagtgaataaggtgtgtgggctcataacactacatagagttcattggaaattgctttggagaaaaatgtctcctaagtaaataaatgtaaatgtaatatacaacagtcgttagagctgctgccttccacaagaaggtcccaggttcaaactCCACTGcttgctgctgtagccttgagcgaggtacttaccgtaattaagttccagtaaaagtaccccgGTGCATAAATggatgtcattttcatttttttttaacaatgtcgGTCAGTTGGCTTGATGAAAAAGTAGTAGGAATAAGGAAGCTGCTGCCGCAGCTGCTTGGGTCGTAGGCTCTGACCGCCCCCTCCCTCCCGGCTACCTGTAGCTCCCCCTGCCCGAGGAAATCCACTGGTCTCCCGGCGACAGCAAGCTGCACGACATGAGCGCCGAGGAGGTGGCCAATCAGCTGGTGGCCTTCGACCGGGAGCTGGTCGGCTGCATACACGAGGTTCGAGGGTATAACCGTAAACATCACGTCGCACGCGGGATCACGGACGAGCTGTTTAGATTTGATCTCCTCACACTTTGGAAGGGTCCGCAGGTCtgcccccgacccccccccaaTGACCCCAAGTAGATTAAAATCATGATGAAGTAACTCAGAAATCCTGACTCGGCTGTTGCCGCAGCTCCTCAGCGAAAGCCGTGCCGGTCTTTTTGTGTCACTCCAGTCCGGTCCGGGTTCGAGGAAACTAAAGGTGGATTTAgagcattttatttcaaaataaaagggCCACCAGCAGAAACAACGCATTGAACCAGACGATGAGAAAATCTCGGCGACATCGGAATAAAATCATAGTCAGCAAAATGACGATCCACGCTTTTCATCCGAAAGTCCATTTAAAGAACTTCGGGTCCCGATGGCCACACCCGGTGCTCGTCTCCTCCCCGGGTGCGGCCGATGGTCCGGGAGGTGGAGGCGTGGCCTGGGCTCCTGTGTGCCACacttaggaaaaaaaactgctcttatatttgttttaatatttcatatagaCTCATTATAATAATGTCATCGTTAACGCACCTTTCTGTGAGATCAACGTATGCGGACCGTGCGTAACCTGAGCCATGTCCTCGCACCCAGGTGGAGTTTGTGAGCTATGTGTTCCAATGGGAGCAGGCTCGCTGGCGCCCCCTGAACCTGGAGCTGGTACTGCAGCGTTGCAGCGAGGTGCAGCACTGGGTTGCGACGGAGATCCTGCAGTGCCAGTCGCTGCCTAAAAGGCTGCAGCTTCTGCGCAAGTTCATCAAGATCGCAGCTCTGTAAGTTGGGCGCTTCTCGGCCGCTCGCCGTGGCCGGGATTACGAGGCCAGGGGCGAGACGCGCACCCGAAAATGCAGCGGTCTGCTCGATAACGACAAAGTCGACCGCGCCCCCGAGCGCCTTAAGGACGCTACAAGCGTGTCCGGAGTTACATTATTTAAAGGGGCACTTCTTGACAACTGAAAGCACGGTACCTTTTACTGGTGCCGCCTAGAGAATGTCGGTGCGGTGACAGAACGGCGCGAAAGCACTGGAGCCGGCAAGCGTGCATAAGAAAGCCGAGCGTTAATGTTGTCGTATGTAAATGTGGCGAATATCACACGTACGTACACGCGTACGACCGGGGACGAGTAAGCGCGCGGAAGCGTGTGGGCAGCGGGTGGGCGAGTGTTACGGGCAGCTGCCTTGCAATCCGAAGCCCCCGGGATCCCGTCTCCGtcctgctgtggtgcccttgatcGTGGTGCTTgcttgatacagtaagaacgTCATGCCTGGTAAAAGATTAAATCGCTGTAAAGATGATCGTCTAACACTGTCACTCACCTTGGACCAAGAAGGCCCAGATAAAGGctaaataaaagacattaaCCATTCGTATGCACTGCCTTCAGCTGCAAGCAACAGCAAGACCTGCTGTCCTTCCTGGCGGTCGTCCTGGGGCTGGACAACCCCGCGGTCAGCCGGCTTCGCCTCACCTGGGAGGTAGGAGAGCGGAAACTCGGCCGCGCGCGCGGGACTCTCCGCGTTTCGTGTCCGCGCGCGGGACTCTCCGCGCGCGTCTCTGTGGCCCGGTTTAACCCGTGGGGTGTTGTGCCCCGCAGAGCTTGCCGGGGAAGTTCAAGAAGCAGTTCCAGCAGTTTGAGGCCGTTGCGGTGAGTACGAGCGCCTCCGGTCGGCCGGTGTCGGGAGCCGTGACCCCTGAGCACGTCCGTGTGCACTCTGCAGGACCCCTCCAGGAACCATAAGTCGTACCGGGACTTGACAGCCAGCCTGCAGCCGCCAATCATCCCGTTTATCCCGCTGCTGCTCAAAGGTGAGATTCGGCGTCCTCTCCGGTGTAAACGCTGAGCCCTCCTGCTCCCCTCACCCACCCACCTACCTACCTTTCCATGCCTTGCCCAGCTGTTTTCCAGATGTGCTCacataaccccccccccgagaatCCACCCCATTTGTGTCGGGATGTAGTTTTATTAAATTGCGGCGTAAAAGTGAGCCCGGCTTCCCGATTAGCACCCCGCTTAACGGTCCCCTGAAGTTTCGTCACAGCTGTCCAGCACCCGCGCGAAGGCGGCGCGAGCGCGGGTTCGGTCCACGTCCGGCCTCGTACCGACCGCGCACGCGGCACTGGCGGCGAATCAGTCAGTGACACGTCTCCCCCGTCAGCTTCTCCCTTTCTCACGCAAACACGCCGCTTTGCACGTCTTGCTTGGCCTCGGCCTcggcctccctctctctctctctctctctctctctctcactgtgtcgcacaccaacacacacacacacacacacacacagagtcgaCCAGCATGGCTCCTTTGTCCTAAAGCTTTACAAGGTCCCCCAAGCCTTGTTCCTGTTTCCGCAACTGCAGTGTTTCTCCCACCATCTGCTCTGCATTTTAATCACCCTCTCCGATGATACGCTCTTCAGATTTTAACATTAAGCCCTCGGTTTTAAATTTCTACCACTCCGTAGTCTTTGAAAAGACCTTTGAGACCGATTGTTAAAAGGCCTTCCTCAGCGCCACCTGGAATTGTTATTACCTGTTTAAAACAGGGTTTAAAGTGCAGAGGTCACATCTGTTTGGTGCAAATTTAAAGGGAGATGTCTTCTGCAGCCGTAAGAAcgtgtgtgcgcgtctgtgtgtgtgtgtgtgtgtgtgtgtgtgtgtgtgtgtgtgtgtgtgtgtgtgtgtgtgtgtgtgtgtgtgttttgatcctttctctctctctctttcagacCTGACATTCCTCAACGAAAGCTGTAAAACTTTTCATGGGGAGCTGGTGAACTTTGAGAAGATGGTAAGGCACACGCGTTAGAGCTCTGAATGAGAAATCCACACGTTTGAATCGACTGCGTTTTTAAAACCGCGCAACAAAATAAATCGCTCCGAGCCCTAACCAGCATGCTGAAATGTGGGAAAAGTCCGGCATTCAGCCGGGGATCTTTAGCCCTGAACCATGTATGTTTAACGTATAAATTGTTAGTATCGTAGGGCGATATGTTGTAgtgggaataataataataataactgtcaCTGTTGTTATTATAGCTggaaatgtaacagaaatgtttatatgcatctcgccaaaaaaaaaaaaattactaggaaggtgatcatgaatttttggataaatttccatgcagctgctcatgtggtgaacattggttcatagggtggaaagaaacaaactaactgcacttaggaatcacacgtctgcatctgtgtctctcttcctgttaaTGCAATGAACTCTTCGTAGTTCCTATGCgatgaacgtcgctttggagaagagcgtctgatgaatgaatacatgtaaatgaaaagcaaacgTAAAATTTCATCATCTGTTTTGATTGGTAGTCCATGTGTGGTGACATTGGCAATGACCACCGGGCCTTTTCGTCCTTGTCCAGAACGGATATAAAACAATCCTTTTAATGATAATCACGCAGAATTTTGGCTAGAAGAACATTCCTCTCCTAATGCGTTAACACGTCACTCAAATATACAGAAGCGGCATAATCCCTTTAAAGGAGAGATAACAGTAAATACCTTTTTGTTCAGGGACCACCTACAAAAACGTCCAAGTGGCACCGGCTTAGTCGTGGCTGCGAAACAATTAGCAAGGGAGAATCAGAAATCAGAAAGTGGTTTACTAACGCAGAGATTTCCCCAGCTAATGAAGACCACCCACCGAGCGGCAGAATAAGAACAAAAGATGTGAAAATCCAGCGGAGATTAAGATAAAAGCCATTATGGTGGGGCGGCGCGGTGGGAAGCGTTGCTGATTCACAGCTCcagggatgtgggtttgacccaagtgctgtgtgtgtgtgtgtgtgtgtgtgtgtgtgtctgcgcgctGTTTAGTCCtcctgtgtgggttttctccgagCGCTGCTTTCCGCCCACAACCCAGAGAACCGCTGCTCGGGGGAACCGACCTCTCCGAGGCTGTTTTTCTCGCCGGCGTCCCGTGCAGCTACGAGCTCATCTTTCAAAAACCAGAGCTGGAAAAAACCGCGATGCTTTTTTGCCCTCGATCCATATCGGTAGAGACCCGCTTCGTCTGCTTTCGACAGCACGCTTTGTGACTGGTTGGCCACTGTGTAAACATGCGGTTGATGAAAGACTTGCAGAGAATTGCGGAGAGTGGAATTCGCATGCGGAGCAAATGTACCGCTGGATGAGCTGCTCCCATTTACAAGCAGATGATTATTTACCGTAGCGGAGAACCTGTGCCGTTTCTCACCGGACGGCTTTTCTCACCGAAAGCTGCCGCGTCGGCCGTAATATTGAGGTGTCCTTCGGAGGAACAGCGGAAATCTCTTGAAATTTCAAGTATTGGCCGGATGTACTGATCTGTATTAAGGACGACTCTGTAGTTCAATAGCAGGCGTCCTAAGAATTTATACCCAAATGCTCAGTACCCTTTGATAAAACACACCACATCCTCACAGCCAAACACATGTAAGTACTCATATTCATTActaataactacttgtcctcTGCGCCGTCGCATTGGTCCGGagtctgtcccagaagcacagggtgtgaggcggGGTGCACTCTGGACGGGGCTTCGGTCCGTAGCCGCACGATCACACGCTCTCATTTGCTCACAGGCACTTTGCGGGGAACGTAGGGTTACCGGTTcgcctgaaacgcatgtctttgcgctgcgggaggaaaccagagctaccggaggaaacccaggcaaacGCGCGGAGAGCACGAAACTCTGCAGGGAGTGATCCGAATCCAAggctgaacccacagcccaggaagcaccagtgctacccgctgtgccgccatgccgcCCTCTAACATGGGCAAGATCCATAAAAGCTCCATTTTGTACCCTTCCAAAGAATTTAGCCCAAGAATACCTACATTTGTCGACTTAAAATGAcaaatctatttaaaatgtgtattttacgCGCTGCTTTGGCTGTGTTTTGAAGGAGAAATCGCAGTAACTGGATTCTCaagtgtgctttttttccccctcctcccctcccaaACCGACGTTCTTGAAAACGAACCGAAACGATTACCGGCCCCGCTCCGCTCATCGCCGCCCTGCAGCACAAGATTGCGGAGATGGTGAGGGGCATTAGGAGGTACAGAAGTTCCCAGCTTGGTGAGTTCAGCCACTTGTTGCTAGATAGGCCATGTGCCTCATGTCTTATGTAATGTTGGTAAGATGAGGATATGACACCTCTTACCGCTGACTTTACCACGCTGGCTGTTACTTGCGCGTCTCTGCCAGATGCAGCGTAAATGTGTTTTGCGGTTTTTCCTCGCGAAGGAAGAACTTGTTGTCTTGGAGTCGATACTCTTTAATTCCGCCCGAGACGATGCCGTCGCTCGTTTTCGACGAGGTCTAACTGTCGCCGTGCTTTAGCTCAACTCGAGCAGTTTCTTTTAGCCTTATCGTAAATACAAGGTCGTACATGAGGAACGTAACATTTaaatttccctttttaaaatttgaaatgagTCACGTCTGAGCtaaaaataatgtacagtacGGCCAGTTCCGCTGGGCTGCCAGCGTACGTTTccactggaatttttttttcacgtgTCAAAACTTGACCGATGAAGTCGACTGGACTTCTGCAAAACGAAAATTAAAAACGGAGCAGGCGAACTGAAGGAGCGAAGTGTTTCGGCAATGAACTCGAGTTGAGCTGAAAGGCAAGTCTAGTCTTGGGTTCCGGGttacccgctgcgccgccgtgccGCCCTCCAACATCGGGAAGATCCGTAAAAGCTCGTTTCGTCCGTTTCGCTCCCGCTGcagtgctgctcgaaagtaTGTGACCCCTATAGGGAGGATCGTTTTCcttgtagaaaatattaaaataaactcataaaatgaataaatgattatgatttacacacccgatTCGACTTACCCGCTTGATTTAACCGATGCAGTTagtttttgcacctgcactacttccgcGTTTCTGCCACGCACGCGAgttcctctaaagcgacatatggaactggtcatcaCACGcctgttatgtcagatgagaaagactgcttctcattgaATAACCGTTTTGCGGTGAGACTAAGGGACACGCGGGGTTCGCGTGCtatgaagcagcactgtataaaaCGTGCGGTAAACGGGAAACGTCGTCCGCGAGGCCGATGCGAGCGGCCGTCCGAAAAAGCTCCACCGGCCGCGCTGAGGGAACCTCCACGTTGTCGGaatgtatatgtttatgttgattttcctctgctctctctgcagCGGTGGACTCGGAGCCTTCGCCTTCCTATCTCCAGACCAAGGCGTACGTGCGTCAGCTGCAAGTCATCGACAATCAGAACCTGCTCTTTGAGCTCTCCTGCAAGCTGGAGCCCAAAGATGCTTAAGGGCGAGCTCGCGAGTTTGGCACGGCGTAACACCCCGACCCTCACACGCTACCCTCCACATCCGCATTGCCGCCGATTCCCCCgttgcccccccccgccccccgccaaGCGTCCGCTCATACGGCCCGAAGCCCCCAAAGCGCCGCGCTCCTTTCGACTGCCGGGGCGCCGCAACCTCCACGCTCTCCCTAGGGACGCGGTCTGAGCGAGACTTGGATGGACCTTCGGTCCACGAAGAAGTTGCTTTGTCAGAAGGAGCTCCTCGAAGAGACGGCGTGTGATCGTAGTTCTCCGCGGAGATGCATCAGTGAGCTACATCGTGACAATCATCCCCATGGCTACCGcatcttcttctcctttcttaCTCAGGCACTTGCCATCGACAGCGACATTTGAGCCATGAGACGGGTCCTGCCGGTTCGCCGACCCCTATTCTGCTTGTGATTTGCACTTAACGCTTCCTTAAAGAGGGAGGCCTCTTGACACTGGCGTAACGTAAATGTTGACGTGTATCTAAATGTCTCCCTGAGATGAGACTGATTTGTGTATATGTTAAGGATGCTCGTGTAAAggaggtgattttttttgtaaatttgaaGAAGCATTTATAAAACGGGGTAAAGAAAGGCAAAGACCACAGGTGGTACCTGGGTACAGGTAAGGACACGGTGTACTGTGTGCAACTCGGGTGTACAGAGGGCATCGTTAAATGCCAACCAATTGCATGTGGTCTTTGCACATACGACTACATcgcttaaaatgttttaaatgtatcgAGGCATTTTAATATTCCGAGTTTGTCGGTGTTTAGATGGGAAATAAATTGCGGTGTTTAATCAGCTGTAACTTCGTAAAATTATGTACCTGAATGAGAACGAAACTCGGGAGGAGAACGGATGATTTAGCGAGTGAAATTTCTCCAAAAGCGGTCGAGGGAGGGACGAAGGATGCAAGGTTACCAAACTGCGGTTCAGGGATGAAAGCAGGGATTTAAAAGAGCAATAGACTAGTCGTCCAATTATTCCGCCGAAATTATTTGCGGGGAAAAAGTTAAGCAACGgtttaacttttattttcctAATCGCGACTCCACAACCGTACGGCTCTGAAACCCGAGAACTTCCCAGCGGGCTGTAAAAACTGACGCGTTGCATTAAAATGCTGGTGCATCCAGTTTTCGTATCGCGAAGCGGGTACTGCTGCCGTTCGCCTCCGCATTAGCGGGGTTCGCCTTTTTGCCTCGCGAGGAAGGATCCTAACTGGGGATAAATCGTCAGCTATAAACGGGAAGAAACCAGCAAATGAATCTGGGTCTCTTTCTTTCGACAGCTACATTTTGTCAATTAAACAGAATAATTCGCAAATCCGATCGCACGAAGGCAAACTGACTAACGCCGGGGGTACCGTGGTACAAAAGGAGTGGGTCACCGGAGGTGATGCTCACAGTGTGTGTAGAAGCAGTCATCCCCCCCCACTAGCATGGCTACACCTatgtctggtttttttttttttttttcaactttcatTCTTCAAAAGCCTTTTGCATTGTTAAACACACCCATTTTGCTCTTGTAGattattaggtttttttttccagtcgaTGCTCAGAACGCAGATTTATTCGTGACGGAGGAGCCCGAACGCACGACTCGTCGCCGCTGTCGCGGGTTTCGTACTCTGGGTCCTCGGCGCACGTGTCGTACGTTTGAAGAACGACGCGGCGAGGcaggcaaatgaataaatgaatatgctGTTTCTTGCTCACTGCATATCTCCTGCATACCCGCAGACGCTGTCACTGGAGAACAGAGCCTATTGTACAGTgaagttgtttttgttgctttgtttgaaAAGCAGTCAGTGTTTACAGCCAGCTTGACGTGGGTGGAGCCGCGGGGATGCCAATGCCTTCGGCACCGCGGCCCTCAATAAAGCCTCGTCCAACGGACAAGTGTGATGTGCTGATTTTCTGCCCGGTGCTCGTGTGTCGTGTGTGCTTCTGCTGGGGGGAGCGTCTGAGCGTGCGTGTCGAGAGGGCCGTGCGGATACACTCGTGCTCGTTTGCGTTATTGTCGATGAGGCCTGGCGCCACTGCGTGGGAATCGACGGGCGGAGGTGCGCAATCGGACGCGCCGAATTACTCTCCGTCTCCTCCGGGATGATAAACGGGCGCCTCCGAGGGGCACCTGCGCGCCTTCGCCGGTTCCGGCGATCGCACGGCTCCCCGGCGAGCCGCCGATCATCTGCAGGCACCTACAAGGTGCGGGTACGGGGAGCGCGCACACTTGCGCGTATACTGACACCTACGCAAGCTGAAAGGGCATCGTTCTGTTTCCTAGGCAACGGCTCTGCGTGCGTGGGTTAAGCCCGCTGCTTAGTCTCCATTATGTGGCTCCCCGAGTCGAAAACGCGCCCAAGCAGATCTTCCAGCGGTGCCGTAGAAACCTTCTCGCATCTTGCCGACGCTGCCGCGTTGGCGGTTCAGACAAAAGTATGAGATGACCACGCCGTCCCAGCGTGAACATCTGGGGGGAAGAAATGACTCCTTGCGGGGAATTACTGGTATCGTCAGTCTTCTCGGATTACGGGGATGCGCAGGAGTACGGGACGCGATCGCAGTACCGTGGTACGGAGGGCTGTGCCGGCGCTCTTCGGGCCTGCACTTACACCCAGCAGACACAAGGAAGCAGCAGATCTCGAGTTGCTCTTTGCCCCAGTTGGATACGCTGTTTTGATGCGGACCTGGTACCTGGCGCAGGACAGaagagaaaagcaggaaatgtaattattaagtTTGTCCAATGCAGTTTACAGCGCTAGAAGCGCGACACTAACCGGCCTAAAATCCttcagccatttatacaaccaagccatg harbors:
- the LOC108936939 gene encoding rap guanine nucleotide exchange factor-like 1; its protein translation is MPAGMKPLEKFLKKPSTALARTGGGFGDKAAGGGASRRRASLSRVVPFLKESSPESQEAEEPPCSSPSADTTTSPSLSSDEQSSDTSVDAAWTAFPADTPVNVVLALLDGVADKRQSPCTETFLDDFMLTYSIFLAPDTFQQILLQQFRAGGKLGERWSGWDGVERKQAVLTVTLRYLDTYGELLQEEGEKASSFLKELYLCAAQELSRYPELVEDVLKLQRWTENLQSPKEEDSSSSKRKQVRPLFRHFRRIDACLQPREAFRGSDEIFCRVYTPDHSYVTIRSRLSCRVDEILAAVQEKLQYSEQQHCQSSNLVLVAVTSSGEKAVFRPSDEAVFTTLGVNTHLFACEPAELETLLPLPEEIHWSPGDSKLHDMSAEEVANQLVAFDRELVGCIHEVEFVSYVFQWEQARWRPLNLELVLQRCSEVQHWVATEILQCQSLPKRLQLLRKFIKIAALCKQQQDLLSFLAVVLGLDNPAVSRLRLTWESLPGKFKKQFQQFEAVADPSRNHKSYRDLTASLQPPIIPFIPLLLKDLTFLNESCKTFHGELVNFEKMHKIAEMVRGIRRYRSSQLAVDSEPSPSYLQTKAYVRQLQVIDNQNLLFELSCKLEPKDA